GAGGGCGTTTGGCGTCCTCCTGCGCTCATTGTGCACGAAGACGGCACAACCGCTACACGTATCGGGACATGGGAGCCGACCAGTGCACCCGGATTCCGTGGCAAAGCGCTTTTTCATAGGGACACCTCCTACGCTGCCGTGGAATACGAATTCGATGTGCCGGTGAGTGCCTGGTACCATGTCTTTGCTTTCATTATCACCGGTACCTTGACTACCGACAGGGCGCGATTCACGGTCTACTCCGCACACGACACCTCGACCCACCTTCTTTCCCAGCGTGGTTACCTAAACGCGGGCTGGCGGAGACTATCTTCAGCTTACTTGAGTGCAGGGCGGCACACCGTGGTGAAGATCGACAACCACGATGTCCTGCCCGGTGACATCTTGGTTGCCGATGCAACGATGATCATGGTCGACCGCACGCGTTCGCCAGAGGCCGTGTTCACAGCTGTTTCTTCTTCCTCTCCGCAGGCCAGTGCTCCTCCCCGTGCGCTGCACCTTCGCGCCTATCCCAATCCAGTGCACGAGTCGGCAACGCTTTTCCTCCTGCTACATCAGGCCTCGGAGACGGATGTCAAGGTGTACGACCTTCTGGGAAGGTGCGTCCTCGAAATGCCGCCAGCGTATTTGCCATCGGGCCAACACACGCTCCGCGTGCGCATGGACGATCTGCCATCCGGTCTCTACTTCTGCCGGGTGCGAACGGTAAACGGTGGCGGGATAGCGAAGATACTACTCGCGAAGTAGGATACAGCGCCTTTCTCCCCCAAGCAACCAGTGGAGTCCCCTAAACTCCCAAGAAGTTTACGGTAAGACCTTCCAACATCCGAGCACCATGGCCTGGGGGATTTTCGCCGTGTACCACGTTCTGGAAGCTGAGGCGATACGTGGAGCCATGGACATCAGCCCAGTCTGATCGCGCCGTGCCAGGCCTGACCGTCCTCATTCTTGAGACTGCAGACGGCCTGATCGCCTCGCGTCAACCCGAAGGAGGGCCTGACACCCGCCTTCACCACTATTACTCACCCCACGATTCTCTTGCCGCATTGGATGACCAAACGAATTCTCATACAAAACGCAGCAGTGCAAGTTGGGCGGCTCCCACGGCACCAGCGCGGTTGCCAAGGCGGGCACAGCTAAGGGGCGGGCAGTCCCCAATACGTGCGCGCAACCTCTCCAATAGGTATTCGCCCGTCGCAGAAAGCTCTCCACCAATCACGATCATCTGCGGGTCGATGGTATTGATCAGACTGGTGAGCCCATAGGCTAAATAGTCCAGTTGTTCTTCGAACAGGGCAACAACATGCGGTTCTTGTGCGCGCAGCAGATCAAGCAGGTCCTCAGCAGAAGGTTCTTTGTCCCTCGGAATCGTGATGATGCCGTTTCGCGCCAGACGTACGGCTTGCTGCGCCAACAGCCTTCTGGAGACATAGGCCTCCAGGCAGCCACGAGCACCGCAACGGCATCTTCGGCCGCCGTATCGCACCCCCACATGGCCAATTTCGGCAGCATTGACCCCGCGCAGCAAACGGCCTTCGATGACTATTCCACCCCCCACGCCGGTGCCGATGGTGACCATGGCAAAGCGAGAGGGTCGCGGCGCGGGCAAAAGCTGGTATTCGGCATAGGCCGCTGCGTTGGTGTCATTCTCAACATGGACGGGCAGGCCGACCTCGCGACTCAGCTCCCGGCCCAGGGGGTATCCAACGTAGTCGGGCGCCAATGGCACGCCTCCCACGACTGCTCCCTGCTCCGCGTCCACTCGTCCGCTGGCTGCAAGCCCCACGACGCAGGGGCACACACCTGCAGCCTGGAGCACCTCGCGCACGGCATTGGCCAGCGCCTTGACCACAGCGCTCGTCCCTGATTTCCAAGGTGTGGAGAACATACGTTCGTGGTGCAGAGGGCCTGTAAGGCCTGCGATCCCCACCAACGTCCGCGTCCCACCCAGGTCGATGCCTACTGCCATGGCGCGCAGACGCGCCTGGTGCCGAGCCAGCGCCTGGGCAATGCGCCTTGTTATGGCCGCAGGTCGAGTGATCGCCGTGCCCACGACGACGGCAAACGCCCCGCAAGCGAGCGCATGCACAGCCTGTTCCGGGCTCCAGATTCTGCCCTCTGCAATTACCGGTATGTCCGCGGGAAGCCGCTCGCGCAGAGCCGCTACCAACTCCAGATCGGGCAAATCGGGTGCTGCCGTCTCATTCGTGTACCCTGACAACGTGGTGCCCACGATGTCGAACCCGAGGGCCGCAGCGGCAAGGCCTTCCTCCAGCGACGACACATCGGCCATTAGCACAGCGCCCCTCGCCTTGAGTTCCGCCACAATGTGCGATAGGGGCTGCCCCCTGGGCCTGACGCGCGCGGTCGCGTCGAGGGCGATCACATCGGCACCCGCGTGAGCCACCTCAAGAGCATCCTCGAGCGTAGGGGTGATGTAAACCCGCGAATCGGGATACCGTCTCTTGCGCAGGCCTATCACCGGCAACTCTACGGCTGCCTTGATCGCGCGAATGTTTGCCGGCCCCTCAGCACGAATGGCAGCCGCGCCTCCGGCAGCAGCTGCTTTTGCCATTGCCGCCATCATGGCAGGCTCATCCAGCGGGTCTCCGGGGTCGGCCTGGCAGGAGACGATGAGGCCCCCACGGATGGCAGAAAGAAAGCTCTCCCTCGTCATGCTGCGCTCATTGTCTGCGTCGGTCCCCCGCTGGCAGATGGCCGAGCCTCACGCGCACCGGCACCCGCTCCTTTTGGCAAAGCATCTCCACTACCT
The candidate division KSB1 bacterium DNA segment above includes these coding regions:
- a CDS encoding putative N-acetylmannosamine-6-phosphate 2-epimerase encodes the protein MTRESFLSAIRGGLIVSCQADPGDPLDEPAMMAAMAKAAAAGGAAAIRAEGPANIRAIKAAVELPVIGLRKRRYPDSRVYITPTLEDALEVAHAGADVIALDATARVRPRGQPLSHIVAELKARGAVLMADVSSLEEGLAAAALGFDIVGTTLSGYTNETAAPDLPDLELVAALRERLPADIPVIAEGRIWSPEQAVHALACGAFAVVVGTAITRPAAITRRIAQALARHQARLRAMAVGIDLGGTRTLVGIAGLTGPLHHERMFSTPWKSGTSAVVKALANAVREVLQAAGVCPCVVGLAASGRVDAEQGAVVGGVPLAPDYVGYPLGRELSREVGLPVHVENDTNAAAYAEYQLLPAPRPSRFAMVTIGTGVGGGIVIEGRLLRGVNAAEIGHVGVRYGGRRCRCGARGCLEAYVSRRLLAQQAVRLARNGIITIPRDKEPSAEDLLDLLRAQEPHVVALFEEQLDYLAYGLTSLINTIDPQMIVIGGELSATGEYLLERLRARIGDCPPLSCARLGNRAGAVGAAQLALLRFV